A stretch of the Oncorhynchus clarkii lewisi isolate Uvic-CL-2024 chromosome 9, UVic_Ocla_1.0, whole genome shotgun sequence genome encodes the following:
- the LOC139416373 gene encoding short-chain dehydrogenase/reductase 3-like, giving the protein MPQVVMELNNLGHALIFPFNILFCILKACFGLLLPSRRKDLRGEVVLITGGGRGIGRHLGKEFAKHGAKKVILWGRTERCLKETCEEISLTTGVECHYFLCDVANREEVYKQAKVVREKVGDVTILVNNAAVVHGKSLMDSDDDALMKTQHINTLGQFWTTKAFLPRILELCHGHVVCINSILSLSSIPGAIDYCTSKASSLAFMESLTLGLLDCPGVGCTTVLPFHTNTDMFQGMKVRFPQLFPPLNPELVAQRTVDAVRTNTPFVYLPWTMHALVILKSLLPQAALEEIHRFSGCYTCMDTFKGRT; this is encoded by the exons ATGCCTCAAGTCGTAATGGAACTAAATAACTTGGGACACGCTTTGATTTTCCCGTTCAACATCCTCTTCTGCATATTAAAAGCATGCTTTGGGTTGTTGCTCCCGAGCAGACGGAAGGACCTACGTGGAGAGGTGGTGCTGATCACCGGCGGTGGACGGGGCATCGGTCGGCATTTGGGGAAAGAGTTCGCAAAACATGGAGCAAAAAAG GTGATCCTGTGGGGCCGCACTGAGAGGTGCCTGAAGGAGACCTGCGAGGAGATCTCTCTCACCACCGGAGTTGAGTGCCACTACTTCCTGTGTGACGTGGCCAATCGTGAGGAGGTGTACAAGCAGGCCAAGGTGGTCCGAGAGAAG GTAGGCGACGTCACCATTCTGGTGAATAATGCAGCAGTGGTTCATGGGAAGAGTCTGATGGACAGTGACGATGATGCCCTGATGAAGactcaacacatcaacacactggGCCAGTTCTGG acCACCAAAGCTTTCCTACCCCGCATTCTGGAACTTTGCCATGGCCACGTGGTGTGCATCAACTCCATCCTGTCCCTGTCCTCCATCCCGGGGGCCATAGATTATTGCACCTCCAAGGCATCATCCCTGGCCTTCATGGAGAGCCTGACCCTGGGCCTGCTGGACTGCCCAGGGGTGGGCTGCACCACCGTGCTCCCCTTCCACACCAACACAGACATGTTTCAGGGCATGAAAGTCAG ATTCCCTCAGCTCTTCCCACCGCTGAATCCTGAGCTGGTGGCCCAGCGGACGGTGGACGCCGTCCGGACCAACACGCCGTTCGTCTACTTACCATGGACCATGCACGCTCTCGTTATCCTCAAGAG CCTCCTGCCTCAGGCGGCCCTGGAGGAGATCCATCGCTTCTCAGGGTGCTACACCTGCATGGACACCTTCAAGGGACGGACATAG